The Bacillota bacterium genome has a window encoding:
- a CDS encoding dihydroorotate dehydrogenase has translation MQTKIASLSLQSPLLTASGTCGYSQEFGRLFDLNHLGAIVVKGITLAPRRGNLGTRLVESPAGLINSIGLENPGVEDFISGEMPFLRQQKIPVIVNISGNTLEEYGALAARLNEVAGVSALEVNISCPNVKQGGMAFGANCESAAAATRVVREHSTLPLIVKLSPNVTDIAAIAKSVEAEGADAVSLINTLLGMAIDVDKQRPVLGNIMGGLSGPAIKPVALRMVWQVFKAVKIPIVGMGGISSWQDAAEFILAGAAAVAIGTASFVNPIIIPEIHRGLKLYAEKQGVRNIAELRGLAHQS, from the coding sequence ATGCAGACAAAAATAGCCTCCCTGTCCCTGCAAAGCCCCCTCCTTACGGCCTCCGGCACCTGTGGGTACAGCCAGGAATTTGGTCGCCTATTTGATCTCAACCACCTAGGAGCGATCGTTGTCAAGGGTATCACCCTCGCACCGAGGAGGGGGAACCTAGGCACGCGCTTAGTCGAAAGTCCCGCCGGTCTCATTAACTCCATTGGCCTTGAGAACCCAGGGGTCGAAGATTTTATTTCCGGGGAAATGCCTTTCTTGCGGCAACAAAAAATACCGGTGATAGTCAATATCTCCGGCAATACCCTAGAGGAATATGGAGCGCTGGCGGCACGCTTGAACGAAGTAGCCGGAGTTAGCGCGCTCGAGGTCAATATATCTTGCCCTAATGTCAAACAGGGCGGTATGGCCTTCGGCGCTAACTGTGAATCTGCGGCGGCCGCTACCCGGGTGGTGCGAGAACACAGCACACTCCCGCTTATAGTCAAGCTCTCTCCTAACGTCACTGACATCGCCGCCATTGCTAAGTCGGTAGAGGCAGAAGGCGCGGACGCCGTCTCGCTCATCAATACCCTCCTCGGCATGGCCATCGACGTAGACAAACAGCGCCCCGTACTGGGCAACATCATGGGTGGGCTCTCCGGCCCTGCCATCAAGCCTGTCGCCCTACGCATGGTTTGGCAAGTATTCAAGGCAGTGAAAATCCCTATAGTAGGTATGGGCGGCATCAGCAGCTGGCAGGACGCGGCGGAGTTTATACTGGCAGGGGCAGCAGCCGTAGCCATAGGCACGGCAAGCTTCGTCAACCCCATAATCATCCCTGAGATTCACCGGGGGCTTAAACTATATGCCGAAAAGCAAGGCGTAAGAAATATCGCGGAGCTGCGTGGACTAGCCCACCAAAGTTAA
- the pyrF gene encoding orotidine-5'-phosphate decarboxylase codes for MSEPFSRRLTSALYAKKSALVVGLDPRVNELPPTLLNQYRTDKGLTLEAAAEAVLEFNKGLIDSLHDLVVAVKPQLAFYECLGLPGLAAFAATLNYAREHSLLVITDGKRNDIGSSVAGYADAYLGETALGDSSYPAFPSDSLTVNPYLGSDGITPLVERCQNYKKGIFVLVKTSNPSGTEIQNLDCGGEKVFEVVGRLCHEWGLSSLDSDGYSAVGAVVGATYPAEAAKLRKIMPHAYFLVPGFGAQGAKPQDVVTCFNNDGYGAVVNSARDIIYAFTKRGGDYKMAARSAALEATQSINKALREAEKCAW; via the coding sequence ATGAGTGAGCCCTTCTCACGCCGCCTAACTTCAGCTCTGTACGCCAAGAAAAGCGCATTGGTTGTAGGATTAGACCCACGCGTAAACGAACTGCCGCCAACACTACTAAACCAATATCGCACAGACAAGGGTTTGACACTCGAGGCTGCCGCAGAGGCCGTTCTAGAATTTAACAAAGGACTAATCGACTCCCTGCATGACCTTGTCGTCGCCGTCAAACCACAACTGGCCTTCTATGAATGCTTAGGACTCCCCGGCCTAGCCGCCTTTGCTGCTACTCTTAACTATGCCCGAGAACACTCCCTACTTGTGATCACGGACGGCAAGCGCAACGACATCGGCTCTTCGGTAGCAGGCTATGCCGACGCCTACCTCGGGGAGACGGCCCTAGGCGACTCCTCCTACCCCGCCTTTCCCTCAGACAGCCTGACCGTCAACCCCTATCTCGGCAGTGACGGCATCACCCCCTTGGTGGAGCGTTGCCAGAACTACAAGAAGGGCATCTTTGTCCTGGTCAAAACAAGTAACCCTTCGGGGACAGAGATACAAAACCTCGACTGTGGCGGCGAAAAAGTCTTTGAGGTTGTGGGACGCCTCTGCCATGAATGGGGGCTCTCCAGCCTCGACAGTGATGGTTACTCGGCGGTCGGGGCAGTTGTTGGCGCAACCTATCCCGCGGAGGCCGCAAAACTCCGGAAAATTATGCCCCATGCCTACTTCCTGGTGCCCGGCTTTGGTGCGCAGGGCGCGAAACCCCAAGATGTGGTGACGTGCTTTAATAATGATGGCTACGGGGCCGTTGTCAACTCAGCGCGGGATATAATATATGCCTTTACCAAGCGCGGCGGAGATTACAAGATGGCCGCCCGCAGCGCCGCCCTCGAAGCAACGCAGAGCATCAATAAAGCACTAAGGGAGGCAGAAAAATGCGCTTGGTAA
- a CDS encoding MBL fold metallo-hydrolase, protein MINITFFGACDTVTGSCYLLETKDAKILVDCGMFQGGKEQAERNTQPFSFMPHTIDAVLLTHAHIDHSGLLPKLVREGFTGEIIATRATVSLCNLMLRDSAHVQLMEAEWQNRKGKRAGTEDIEPLYTLEDVERCLRHFRGVKYGEHTEVKAGVGVRFQDAGHILGSAMLEIFMEEDGHVQKIVFSGDLGQKGRPIVADPTYIAEADYVVVESTYGNRLHESPHQRREQLKDILLEAIRDNEQVIVPAFAVGRTQDVLYEINALYRSGAIPLIPIYIDSPLAISATEIFQQFKDYYDDDTKDLLKRDMSPFAYPGLRFTREVEESKALNNVTHPCVIISASGMAEAGRIRHHLKHHLWREASHILFVGYQAGGSLGRRIIEGAPTVMLFGEEIAVRAKIHVIDGLSAHADQAGLLAWLRAFGQSPQAVYLTHGEETSREVLAELLRQEMEAQIVVPECDVVYALSGERIGEVPKKGTDIKSAASYDELDSLWRAARKTIQTKLRTGSRREVKEARKFNERLRNLLFQVARKLEH, encoded by the coding sequence ATGATAAATATTACTTTTTTTGGGGCATGCGATACCGTTACCGGCTCTTGTTACTTGCTGGAAACGAAGGACGCCAAAATTCTCGTTGACTGCGGCATGTTTCAGGGGGGCAAGGAACAGGCTGAACGCAATACACAGCCCTTTAGCTTCATGCCACACACTATTGACGCCGTGCTTTTAACGCATGCCCACATAGACCATAGCGGGTTACTGCCGAAATTAGTGCGCGAAGGCTTTACGGGCGAGATAATTGCCACCCGCGCGACCGTCAGTCTGTGCAATCTCATGCTGAGGGATTCGGCGCATGTGCAACTTATGGAGGCGGAGTGGCAGAATCGCAAGGGCAAGAGGGCGGGGACAGAGGACATAGAGCCCTTGTACACCCTCGAGGACGTCGAGCGATGCCTGCGGCATTTTCGTGGGGTCAAGTACGGCGAGCACACTGAAGTTAAGGCCGGCGTTGGCGTTCGCTTTCAAGACGCCGGTCATATTCTCGGCTCCGCGATGCTTGAAATCTTTATGGAAGAGGATGGTCATGTCCAAAAAATTGTTTTTTCCGGTGATCTCGGCCAAAAGGGTCGACCGATTGTTGCCGACCCTACCTATATCGCCGAGGCAGATTATGTTGTTGTAGAATCTACTTATGGCAATCGCTTGCATGAGTCGCCGCATCAGCGACGCGAACAGCTCAAAGACATACTTCTCGAGGCTATCAGAGACAACGAGCAGGTTATTGTCCCAGCTTTCGCCGTGGGGCGCACACAAGATGTGCTCTATGAAATAAACGCCCTCTATAGAAGCGGTGCTATCCCACTCATACCGATATACATAGACAGCCCCTTGGCTATATCGGCGACAGAGATTTTTCAGCAGTTTAAGGACTACTATGACGATGACACGAAAGACCTATTAAAGCGCGATATGTCTCCCTTTGCCTATCCTGGGTTGCGGTTCACGCGCGAAGTTGAGGAGAGCAAGGCGCTTAACAATGTCACCCATCCTTGTGTCATTATCTCCGCAAGTGGCATGGCCGAGGCCGGGCGCATCAGACATCACCTCAAGCACCACTTATGGCGAGAAGCCTCACATATCCTTTTTGTCGGCTACCAAGCGGGGGGTTCACTGGGGCGGCGCATAATTGAGGGAGCGCCAACGGTCATGCTTTTCGGTGAGGAGATCGCAGTGCGAGCCAAGATTCACGTTATTGACGGCTTGTCTGCCCATGCCGACCAAGCAGGATTACTGGCTTGGCTACGCGCTTTTGGACAGAGCCCCCAGGCAGTGTACCTCACCCATGGCGAAGAGACAAGCAGGGAAGTGTTGGCAGAGCTGCTGCGCCAGGAGATGGAGGCGCAAATTGTTGTGCCCGAGTGTGATGTGGTCTACGCATTAAGCGGTGAGCGGATAGGTGAGGTGCCTAAGAAGGGCACAGACATAAAATCAGCGGCCTCCTACGACGAATTAGACTCGCTGTGGCGGGCGGCACGTAAGACTATACAGACCAAGCTGCGCACTGGTTCGCGGCGCGAAGTCAAGGAGGCGCGCAAGTTTAACGAGAGGTTGCGTAACTTGCTCTTTCAGGTTGCTCGCAAGCTAGAGCATTGA
- a CDS encoding ABC transporter ATP-binding protein: protein MANRQGMHFFLRYAKSQIAPVIFVVLLVFLQVTFGILLARQLGHILDVGLLANKAEFGQVFLLLVVLWLGSDAALFGRQLLAGRLAEITVHNLRGKVVRHISRATTESLETTHSGDYVSRLGVDTDAIRVMVAREMPSLLQGALGFVAALVVMLVVSWQVTLLTIALVPVMMFVASFFGGRMGGNLKAWQGGMAAVNVLAQDTVLGVVVAKTYNLHGYLGKQMSSLGKRVANSAVALAFTKGQLNSAMTVLSVMPFLVLFGVGGYEVIRGRLSLGQLLMMLNLLNNLTWPLQGMAQNMASMKAAIQAAERIFAVLALPVEPVQQGACPPLNRKAEYAVEYDQVSFAYPGKDAILCELSLKVRKGETLALVGASGSGKSTLLSLLLRFRQPSSGELLFFGCLYHDLTPSCIREHIAYVAQEDFFLPVSVAENIGFGRLGASPHEVSDAARKVGADEFIGELAGGYSSLLSERGGNLSGGQRQRISLARAVLRAAPLLVLDEATAALDMESERAVFDKLLAMDGTKIIVTHRLHLLEKVDRIVVLANGSIVEEGTHAVLTARGGHYANFVRHGEFERHYGAAGVS, encoded by the coding sequence GTGGCAAACAGACAGGGGATGCACTTTTTTTTGCGGTATGCGAAGAGTCAAATCGCACCTGTAATATTTGTTGTTCTGCTTGTTTTCCTGCAAGTAACTTTCGGTATACTTCTGGCTCGGCAGTTAGGGCACATTCTTGATGTGGGGCTTCTCGCTAATAAAGCAGAGTTTGGGCAGGTTTTTCTGCTGCTTGTCGTTTTATGGCTAGGTTCAGATGCAGCGCTGTTTGGTAGGCAGCTCCTGGCGGGTCGCCTAGCCGAAATCACTGTGCATAACTTGCGCGGAAAGGTCGTGCGGCACATTAGCCGCGCCACGACGGAGTCACTCGAAACTACGCATAGCGGAGACTATGTTTCTCGGCTCGGAGTCGACACTGACGCCATTAGAGTTATGGTCGCGCGCGAGATGCCGAGCCTTTTACAAGGCGCGCTCGGATTTGTGGCAGCACTTGTAGTTATGCTGGTGGTGTCTTGGCAGGTGACACTGCTAACAATCGCTTTGGTCCCCGTCATGATGTTTGTGGCGTCTTTCTTTGGTGGGCGCATGGGGGGGAATCTTAAGGCATGGCAAGGTGGTATGGCTGCCGTTAATGTGCTTGCACAAGATACTGTCTTAGGGGTAGTTGTGGCCAAGACCTATAATTTGCACGGCTATCTTGGCAAACAGATGAGCTCGTTAGGTAAGCGTGTGGCAAACAGCGCCGTGGCCTTAGCTTTTACCAAAGGACAGCTAAATTCAGCCATGACGGTGCTTTCGGTGATGCCGTTCCTTGTATTGTTTGGCGTGGGCGGTTACGAGGTTATTAGAGGCAGGCTGAGCCTAGGGCAGCTGCTCATGATGCTAAACCTACTCAACAACCTAACATGGCCACTGCAGGGTATGGCGCAAAACATGGCGAGCATGAAAGCAGCGATACAGGCGGCGGAAAGGATATTCGCAGTGCTTGCACTACCCGTTGAACCAGTGCAGCAAGGCGCGTGTCCGCCGCTTAATCGTAAGGCGGAATATGCAGTGGAGTATGACCAAGTTTCGTTTGCTTATCCCGGAAAGGACGCGATTTTGTGTGAGCTAAGCCTAAAAGTTCGCAAGGGGGAGACATTGGCCCTTGTTGGGGCCAGCGGCTCCGGCAAGAGCACTTTACTTTCGCTTCTGCTCCGGTTTAGGCAGCCAAGCTCAGGCGAGTTGTTGTTTTTTGGCTGCCTCTATCATGACCTTACCCCCTCCTGCATCCGTGAACATATCGCGTATGTGGCGCAGGAAGACTTTTTCTTGCCGGTTTCCGTAGCAGAGAACATCGGCTTCGGGCGTCTTGGCGCTTCACCGCACGAAGTAAGCGATGCCGCACGTAAGGTAGGGGCAGATGAGTTTATAGGCGAACTAGCAGGTGGTTACAGTAGTCTCCTCAGCGAGAGAGGCGGCAATTTGTCTGGGGGGCAAAGACAGCGTATTTCGCTGGCCAGAGCGGTACTGCGTGCTGCGCCGCTACTGGTGCTTGATGAGGCGACCGCCGCACTGGATATGGAGTCGGAAAGGGCGGTCTTTGACAAGTTGCTGGCGATGGATGGCACTAAGATTATTGTCACCCATCGTCTGCACCTCTTGGAAAAGGTAGACCGCATTGTTGTTTTAGCTAACGGCAGTATTGTGGAAGAAGGCACCCATGCTGTGCTAACCGCGCGGGGTGGTCACTACGCCAATTTTGTCAGGCATGGGGAGTTTGAGCGCCATTATGGCGCGGCGGGGGTGTCGTGA
- the pyrE gene encoding orotate phosphoribosyltransferase has translation MLSIEQISEIFKTTGTFMEGHFRLTSGLHSKLYVEKFRLLENPHYTAILCQEIAARFNKQGVTVVVGPAMGGVIIAYEVARALGVRAVFCEREDGHLALRRGFRIAPSDRVLVVEDIVTTGGSVKEVLRVVEQCGATIVGVGLLVDRSGGEVSLGYPTEALLTMTVQTYAPDTCPLCEQGLPIVKPGSRVS, from the coding sequence TTGTTAAGCATAGAACAAATCAGCGAGATCTTTAAGACTACCGGTACCTTTATGGAGGGACATTTTCGCCTAACCTCTGGACTACACAGCAAACTCTACGTTGAGAAATTTCGGCTTCTCGAAAACCCCCACTACACCGCCATCCTCTGCCAAGAAATAGCGGCACGCTTCAACAAGCAGGGCGTCACCGTGGTCGTAGGTCCCGCCATGGGTGGAGTCATCATCGCCTATGAAGTGGCGCGGGCTCTAGGAGTGCGGGCTGTTTTTTGCGAGCGCGAAGATGGCCATCTTGCCCTGCGGCGCGGCTTTCGTATCGCGCCAAGCGACCGTGTCCTCGTCGTCGAAGATATTGTCACCACCGGCGGTTCCGTCAAAGAAGTGCTCCGTGTGGTAGAGCAATGTGGTGCGACCATAGTCGGCGTGGGCCTACTAGTGGATAGAAGCGGCGGCGAAGTCAGCCTAGGCTACCCAACAGAGGCACTGTTGACTATGACCGTGCAAACTTATGCCCCTGATACCTGCCCACTCTGCGAGCAGGGTCTCCCCATAGTTAAGCCGGGTAGTCGAGTTTCCTAG
- a CDS encoding dihydroorotase, with protein MPILIRGARLLDPANQVDIFADILIEGAHVAAIGYNLSTDCCGTGTTIEFESGTIIEASGRVLVPGLVDIHVHLREPGREHKETILTGCRAAAAGGYTAVCAMPNTLPTIDSVATLAYFKEKAACAPVRCYPIAAVTLRQQGRALTDAVALRAAGAVAFSDDGEPVSDALLFARALKHSHVHQAPLIAHCEDKELARGGVMHHGSRSATLSLPGIPARAEEEMVKRDLQLAAKSSSRLHIAHVSTSGSIELIREAKAMGVPITCEVTPHHLLLTHDSVEFHDANTKMNPPLRTAEDIAALKMALKDKVIDCIATDHAPHHHDEKALPYTEAPFGIVGLETALPLMISELVASGLLSLAELILLMSTNPAHILGLPRGEIIIGGLADFTLIDTTLVQTVDPARFYSLGKNTPFAGRTLCGWPVLTMVNGKIVMKDGVVYE; from the coding sequence ATGCCAATACTCATACGGGGAGCTAGGCTACTTGACCCAGCCAACCAAGTAGATATTTTCGCCGACATACTTATCGAGGGAGCACATGTCGCAGCCATAGGCTACAACTTGTCCACAGATTGTTGTGGCACTGGCACAACAATTGAGTTTGAATCCGGCACCATCATTGAAGCCTCTGGCCGAGTACTTGTGCCCGGACTAGTAGACATCCATGTGCATTTGCGTGAGCCAGGGCGGGAGCACAAAGAGACGATTTTGACCGGTTGCCGCGCGGCGGCGGCTGGGGGATACACCGCTGTATGTGCTATGCCTAACACTCTACCCACTATCGATAGCGTCGCGACCTTGGCGTACTTTAAAGAAAAGGCCGCTTGCGCTCCAGTACGTTGCTACCCTATCGCCGCTGTGACTCTAAGACAGCAAGGCAGGGCCTTGACCGACGCTGTGGCTCTTAGAGCAGCAGGTGCCGTTGCCTTTTCTGACGACGGAGAACCTGTAAGCGATGCCCTGCTCTTTGCGCGGGCACTAAAGCACAGCCATGTGCACCAGGCACCGCTAATCGCCCATTGCGAGGACAAGGAGCTAGCGAGAGGGGGCGTTATGCACCATGGTTCGCGGTCGGCAACCCTTTCCCTGCCCGGAATTCCGGCTAGGGCGGAAGAAGAAATGGTAAAACGAGATCTGCAACTCGCCGCGAAATCGTCTAGCAGACTGCACATCGCCCACGTCAGCACAAGTGGTAGCATCGAACTCATACGCGAAGCGAAGGCCATGGGAGTACCCATCACCTGCGAGGTTACGCCTCACCATTTGCTCCTTACCCATGACTCTGTGGAGTTTCATGACGCCAACACGAAGATGAACCCTCCCTTGCGCACGGCAGAAGATATCGCGGCGCTAAAAATGGCGCTCAAAGACAAGGTCATCGATTGCATCGCTACTGACCACGCGCCACATCACCACGACGAAAAGGCCCTCCCCTACACAGAAGCGCCCTTCGGCATTGTCGGACTAGAGACGGCACTACCCCTAATGATTAGCGAGCTTGTTGCTTCTGGCCTACTAAGCCTGGCCGAGCTAATCTTACTTATGTCGACGAACCCCGCGCACATTCTCGGTCTACCACGGGGAGAAATAATCATCGGCGGCCTGGCAGACTTTACACTCATAGACACAACATTAGTGCAGACTGTAGACCCCGCCCGCTTTTACTCGTTAGGCAAGAACACACCCTTTGCCGGACGCACACTGTGTGGCTGGCCCGTGTTGACAATGGTGAACGGAAAAATTGTTATGAAAGATGGTGTTGTCTATGAGTGA
- a CDS encoding dihydroorotate dehydrogenase electron transfer subunit — MRLVTTPHLVQAPVVEHQVVAKEVRRLTLYSPQIALDAMPGQFINVRPSSGHDPLLRRPFSLNRIDSRAQTVSILYKVVGRGTEHISHHQVGDKVDTIGPLGRGFSISGLRGKLLLVAGGMGIAPMYPLASKLCASGASVTCLYGVRCAEDQAEVRELAELGVKVVTASEDGCGAYQGTVAGLLAATLGEESFSQAFACGPQTMLAVVKEMCVKACLPLQVSVESMMACGLGVCLGCTCPRAEGDMFWHVCTDGPVFSAQEVSL, encoded by the coding sequence ATGCGCTTGGTAACGACTCCGCACCTTGTGCAGGCCCCCGTTGTAGAACACCAAGTAGTGGCCAAAGAAGTCAGGCGACTCACTCTCTACTCGCCGCAAATAGCTCTTGACGCGATGCCAGGCCAATTTATCAATGTCCGCCCGAGCAGCGGGCACGACCCACTGCTGCGGAGACCCTTCAGCCTGAACCGCATTGATTCAAGAGCCCAAACCGTAAGCATCCTCTACAAAGTCGTAGGTCGGGGGACAGAGCATATCTCTCACCACCAAGTTGGCGACAAAGTAGATACAATCGGCCCCCTCGGGCGAGGTTTCAGCATTTCTGGTCTCAGAGGCAAATTGCTGCTCGTTGCTGGCGGCATGGGCATTGCCCCCATGTACCCACTCGCCAGCAAGCTCTGCGCAAGCGGGGCTAGTGTTACCTGCCTGTATGGGGTGCGTTGTGCCGAGGACCAGGCAGAAGTGCGAGAGCTCGCGGAACTTGGCGTCAAGGTAGTGACGGCCAGCGAAGATGGCTGTGGTGCCTACCAGGGCACAGTAGCGGGGCTACTCGCCGCCACTCTCGGCGAAGAAAGTTTTTCTCAAGCCTTCGCCTGTGGGCCCCAGACAATGCTGGCGGTCGTTAAGGAAATGTGCGTCAAGGCTTGCCTACCCTTACAAGTTAGCGTGGAGAGCATGATGGCTTGTGGGCTGGGTGTCTGCCTGGGCTGCACCTGTCCTCGCGCAGAAGGCGATATGTTTTGGCATGTCTGCACCGATGGACCCGTGTTTTCGGCACAGGAGGTGAGCCTCTAG
- a CDS encoding ABC transporter ATP-binding protein: MKADRSNTRLLKYMQGNWLKFTVGGVMSILSESGIQLGLALLLRGMVNASVGRDVRLLLMSLGQYGLLIFLGAALLPLGRRLCAAATEMAVAEWRNQTFDHVQNLPLASIEGRHSQDLVSRLTADIDVARRFLGEELVDFVAHVASALISAAFIIMVDARFVAIPLFLVVMSAVVNRVSAVPLQRTSKASQARLAEMHASVKDVVQGQCGARGWGVGDLLLCRVDEKNDALRANNLKLVGLQSTVGVISNFLGSANFLGVVALGSYMILQQELTPGEVVAVVQFSQTMVRPFRNAGSVWSALQQTLAAAERVFELLDSPPEKLRSSGSVPQDDAAVVFQNVSFSYGDVPALKGVSFSVPHGKTAAVIGESGGGKSTIFKLLLGLYQAGGGSIAVNGKDIGEYSLPELRSLTALVPQDAWLFTGTIYDNITCGREDVGMAEVQRAATAANAHDFIASLPDGYETEVGEHGSKLSGGQRQRIAIARAFLKDAPILLLDEATSSIDNEAESLVWAGLESLMAGRTTLLIAHRLTTARKADVVFVVTDGQIVEQGTHAELLRVEGTVGVCT, from the coding sequence ATGAAGGCAGATCGTAGCAACACTAGACTGTTGAAATACATGCAGGGCAACTGGCTCAAGTTTACCGTGGGTGGGGTAATGTCCATCCTGTCTGAGTCGGGCATCCAGCTTGGGCTTGCGCTATTGCTTAGGGGAATGGTCAACGCCTCGGTAGGCCGCGATGTTCGGTTGCTGCTCATGAGCCTCGGGCAGTATGGCCTGCTGATTTTTCTTGGGGCTGCCTTACTTCCGCTCGGCCGACGTCTCTGTGCAGCGGCTACGGAAATGGCCGTAGCAGAGTGGCGGAACCAAACATTTGACCATGTGCAGAATCTGCCGCTAGCGTCAATCGAAGGGCGACATTCGCAGGACCTAGTTTCTCGGCTGACCGCAGACATCGACGTAGCTCGGCGGTTTCTTGGTGAAGAGCTAGTGGATTTTGTCGCGCATGTGGCAAGTGCTCTTATATCGGCAGCGTTTATTATTATGGTTGATGCTCGGTTTGTAGCGATTCCCTTATTTTTAGTTGTGATGTCAGCTGTTGTGAACCGTGTATCAGCGGTTCCGCTGCAACGCACGAGCAAAGCCTCGCAGGCGAGACTGGCCGAAATGCATGCCAGTGTTAAAGACGTGGTACAAGGGCAGTGTGGAGCCCGAGGGTGGGGCGTTGGCGATCTGCTACTGTGCCGAGTTGACGAAAAAAACGACGCCTTGCGGGCTAACAACTTAAAGCTAGTCGGCCTGCAAAGCACTGTGGGGGTAATAAGCAATTTTCTTGGCTCAGCCAACTTCCTAGGCGTAGTGGCGCTAGGCAGTTACATGATTTTGCAGCAAGAGTTGACACCGGGTGAGGTTGTGGCAGTAGTGCAGTTTAGTCAGACCATGGTGAGGCCCTTTAGAAATGCGGGCAGCGTCTGGTCTGCCCTCCAGCAGACACTTGCCGCCGCTGAACGTGTCTTCGAGCTGCTCGACTCTCCACCCGAGAAATTGCGCTCAAGCGGGAGCGTACCCCAAGATGATGCGGCCGTAGTTTTTCAAAACGTTTCTTTTTCATATGGGGATGTCCCGGCTCTTAAAGGGGTATCGTTTAGCGTCCCGCATGGCAAAACTGCCGCTGTCATCGGTGAGAGCGGCGGAGGAAAAAGCACCATTTTTAAGCTGTTACTTGGCTTGTACCAAGCAGGGGGAGGGTCAATTGCGGTCAACGGCAAAGACATCGGCGAGTATTCGCTGCCTGAGCTGCGCAGCCTGACCGCTTTAGTTCCTCAGGATGCTTGGCTGTTTACAGGTACCATCTACGACAATATCACCTGCGGCAGAGAAGATGTCGGTATGGCAGAGGTGCAAAGAGCGGCAACAGCGGCTAACGCCCATGACTTTATAGCGTCACTCCCCGACGGGTATGAAACTGAGGTGGGCGAACACGGGTCAAAACTCTCAGGCGGACAACGGCAACGCATCGCCATCGCCCGCGCCTTCCTCAAGGACGCCCCAATTCTATTGCTTGATGAAGCGACATCAAGTATCGACAATGAAGCGGAGAGCTTGGTGTGGGCTGGGCTGGAGAGCCTGATGGCAGGCCGTACCACGCTACTCATTGCGCATCGGCTCACTACAGCCAGAAAGGCCGACGTTGTTTTTGTGGTAACCGACGGCCAGATTGTCGAGCAGGGGACGCACGCGGAGCTGTTGCGCGTGGAGGGCACTGTAGGCGTTTGCACTTAG